One genomic window of Gossypium hirsutum isolate 1008001.06 chromosome D11, Gossypium_hirsutum_v2.1, whole genome shotgun sequence includes the following:
- the LOC121223164 gene encoding uncharacterized protein, translating into MESDFAGLSLDEEEEEILQVQNDSDPVSEEEILSLVGCFLTASIIHYPAMKSTMANLWHPVRGVQIRDLGEKRYLFKFFHNIDMERVINGAPWTFNNHLLILHKLKGGEDPLRVPLISSPFWVQVHGVPIGYYSDNLAMQLGNFIGNFQDYDGSSLGKENMNFMRIRVQVGIRRPLKRKKQVKFRNKCSYVRFQYERLTLFCFDCGRLGHNDSFCEAKMEAGVDVNELGWDLSLRAQSRRAQAMNSVRLREEGGSEGGTKKMGAFRGNRDWGCVKKFEGIVDPILGFNLESNMLSLQSERERAPFADN; encoded by the coding sequence ATGGAGTCAGATTTTGCTGGACTATCccttgatgaagaagaagaagagatccTGCAAGTACAAAACGATTCAGATCCGGTGAGTGAGGAAGAAATTCTTAGTCTGGTTGGTTGTTTTCTTACAGCCAGTATCATACATTATCCAGCAATGAAAAGCACCATGGCAAATTTGTGGCATCCTGTCAGGGGTGTTCAAATCAGGGATCTGGGGGAGAAAAGgtacttatttaaattttttcataatatAGATATGGAAAGAGTTATTAATGGTGCTCCTTGGACATTTAATAATCATTTACTGATTTTGCACAAGCTGAAAGGAGGGGAAGACCCCCTGAGAGTTCCATTAATTTCTTCACCGTTCTGGGTTCAAGTTCACGGGGTGCCCATTGGATATTATTCGGATAATTTGGCTATGCAATTAGGAAATTTTATTGGAAATTTTCAAGATTATGATGGCTCTAGTTTGgggaaagaaaatatgaattttatGCGTATTAGGGTTCAAGTTGGTATTCGGCGTCCGctaaaaaggaaaaaacaagTTAAGTTTCGCAACAAATGCTCATATGTTAGATTTCAATATGAAAGACTTACTCTTTTTTGCTTCGACTGTGGCCGTTTAGGCCACAATGATTCCTTTTGTGAAGCTAAAATGGAGGCTGGGGTTGATGTTAATGAACTGGGATGGGATTTGTCCTTGCGAGCACAGTCCAGAAGAGCCCAAGCAATGAATAGTGTCCGGTTAAGGGAGGAAGGAGGTTCTGAAGGGGGAACGAAGAAAATGGGCGCATTTAGGGGAAACAGAGATTGGGGATGTGTCAAAAAATTCGAGGGAATTGTTGATCCTATTCTAGGTTTTAATCTGGAAAGTAACATGCTCTCTTTACAATCAGAAAGGGAAAGAGCTCCATTTGCTGATAATTAA
- the LOC107913332 gene encoding protein RER1A has translation METGPTGGGLGGDDLSQSYPATAISRWSFEVSRRYQHVLDKTVPHILYRWIACLVLVLIYAVRVYFVQGFYIITYGLGIYLLNLLMGFLSPQVDPEMQDGPSLPTRGSDEFRPFVRRLPEFKFWYSITKAFCIAFVMTFFSVFDVPVFWPILLFYWLMLFILTMKRQILHMIKYKYVPFSFGKQRYDGKKAPSTESVNLLPRD, from the exons ATGGAGACCGGACCAACCGGCGGTGGCCTAGGTGGTGACGATCTATCCCAATCGTATCCTGCGACCGCTATATCGCGGTGGAGCTTCGAGGTGTCGCGGCGGTACCAGCACGTTCTGGACAAGACTGTCCCGCACATTCTGTACCGTTGGATAGCATGTCTGGTGCTGGTGCTGATCTACGCCGTACGCGTCTACTTTGTGCAGGGTTTCTACATCATCACCTACGGCCTCGGCATCTACTTGCTGAATCTCCTGATGGGGTTCCTTTCTCCTCAAGTGGACCCCGAGATGCAGGATGGCCCCTCGCTCCCCACCCGCGGATCCGATGAGTTTCGCCCTTTCGTTCGCCGACTCCCCGAGTTCAAATTCTG GTACTCTATTACAAAGGCCTTCTGCATTGCTTTTGTGATGACGTTCTTCAGTGTGTTTGATGTGCCTGTCTTTTGGCCTATACTCCTTTTCTACTGGCTAATGTTATTCATTCTAACCATGAAGAGACAGATATTGCACATGATCAAATACAAATATGTTCCTTTCTCTTTTGGTAAACAG CGATATGATGGCAAGAAGGCGCCTTCAACAGAAAGTGTGAACCTTCTTCCtagggattaa